One window of Triticum dicoccoides isolate Atlit2015 ecotype Zavitan chromosome 5A, WEW_v2.0, whole genome shotgun sequence genomic DNA carries:
- the LOC119297812 gene encoding uncharacterized protein LOC119297812 — MADHQQLLPTLTCRCSNCVTERAVIFCIADGARLCLECDGAVHGASELAGLHSRAPLCDGCCAAPAALRYQFGAHRATLCTGCADGRGGASLVEVYTGCPAPAEVLRTLSVDAPSSSSQEDFDAWLADNLPQILQDVQVHIYWQQQQLPPSICHISSSYSSYNPSTLSCQPAMVLQSMSNDHHPSLLLDGFPTFCPALPLISPPPPPENGTDCHDAIQLSQMLAADEQGAVAHHQQDPSTVSKKREERDRAKRRYNEKKKNRK; from the exons ATGGCGGACCACCAGCAGCTGCTCCCGACGTTGACGTGCAGGTGCAGCAACTGCGTCACCGAGCGCGCCGTCATCTTCTGCATCGCCGACGGCGCCAGGCTCTGCCTCGAGTGCGACGGCGCCGTGCACGGCGCCAGCGAGCTCGCGGGCCTCCACTCGCGCGCCCCGCTCTGCGACGGCTGCTGCGCCGCGCCCGCCGCGCTCCGCTACCAATTCGGCGCCCACCGGGCCACGCTCTGCACCGGCTGCGCCGACGGCCGCGGCGGCGCCTCCCTCGTGGAGGTTTACACCGGCTGCCCCGCGCCCGCCGAGGTCCTCCGCACCCTCTCCGTCGacgcgccgtcgtcgtcgtcgcaggAGGACTTCGACGCCTGGCTCGCCGACAACCTCCCCCAAATCCTACAGGATGTTCAGGTACACATCTACTGG caacagcagcagctgcCACCGTCAATCTGCCACATCTCATCATCATACTCATCTTATAACCCATCGACATTGTCGTGCCAGCCGGCCATGGTTCTGCAATCCATGAGCAACGATCATCATCCATCGCTGCTCCTTGATGGCTTCCCTACTTTCTGCCCTGCCTTGCCCCTAAtatcgccgccaccaccaccggagAATggcactgactgtcatgatgccatCCAGCTATCACAGATGCTGGCCGCGGATGAGCAAGGagcggtggctcatcatcagcaagaTCCGAGCACCGTTAGTAAGAAGAGAGAGGAACGGGACAGGGCCAAGCGAAGgtacaacgagaagaagaagaacaggaaGTAA